A single genomic interval of Symphalangus syndactylus isolate Jambi chromosome 18, NHGRI_mSymSyn1-v2.1_pri, whole genome shotgun sequence harbors:
- the RPS15A gene encoding small ribosomal subunit protein uS8 isoform X1, protein MVRMNVLADALKSINNAEKRGKRQVLIRPCSKVIVRFLTVMMKHGYIGEFEIIDDHRAGKIVVNLTGRLNKCGVISPRFDVQLKDLEKWQNNLLPSRQFGFIVLTTSAGIMDHEEARRKHTGGKILGFFF, encoded by the exons ATGGTGCGCATGAATGTCCTGGCGGATGCTCTCAAGAGCATCAACAATGCCGAAAAGAGAGGCAAACGCCAGGTGCTTATTAGGCCGTGCTCCAAAGTCATCGTCCGGTTTCTCACTGTGATGATGAAGCATG GTTACATTGGCGAATTTGAAATCATTGATGACCACAGAGCTGGGAAAATTGTTGTGAACCTCACAGGCAGGCTAAACAAG tgCGGAGTGATCAGCCCCAGATTTGACGTGCAACTCAAAGACCTGGAAAAATGGCAGAATAATCTGCTTCCATCCCGCCAGTTTGG TTTCATTGTACTGACAACCTCAGCTGGCATCATGGACCATGAAGAAGCAAGACGAAAACACACAGGAGGGAAAATCCTGGGATTCTTTTTCTAG
- the RPS15A gene encoding small ribosomal subunit protein uS8 isoform X4: MVRMNVLADALKSINNAEKRGKRQVLIRPCSKVIVRFLTVMMKHGYIGEFEIIDDHRAGKIVVNLTGRLNKCGVISPRFDVQLKDLEKWQNNLLPSRQFGLPQ, encoded by the exons ATGGTGCGCATGAATGTCCTGGCGGATGCTCTCAAGAGCATCAACAATGCCGAAAAGAGAGGCAAACGCCAGGTGCTTATTAGGCCGTGCTCCAAAGTCATCGTCCGGTTTCTCACTGTGATGATGAAGCATG GTTACATTGGCGAATTTGAAATCATTGATGACCACAGAGCTGGGAAAATTGTTGTGAACCTCACAGGCAGGCTAAACAAG tgCGGAGTGATCAGCCCCAGATTTGACGTGCAACTCAAAGACCTGGAAAAATGGCAGAATAATCTGCTTCCATCCCGCCAGTTTGG gttgcctcaatga
- the ARL6IP1 gene encoding ADP-ribosylation factor-like protein 6-interacting protein 1 produces MAEGDNRSTNLLAAETASLEEQLQGWGEVMLMADKVLRWERAWFPPAIMGVVSLVFLIIYYLDPSVLSGVSCFVMFLCLADYLVPILAPRIFGSNKWTTEQQQRFHEICSNLVKTRRRAVGWWKRLFTLKEEKPKMYFMTMIVSLAAVAWVGQQVHNLLLTYLIVTSLLLLPGLNQHGIMSKYIGMAKREINKLLKQKEKKNE; encoded by the exons GCTGCAGAGACTGCAAGTCTGGAAGAACAGCTGCAAGGATGGGGAGAAGTGATGCTGATGGCTGATAAAGTCCTCCGATGGGAAAGAGCCTGGTTTCCACCTGCCATCATGGGTGTGGTTTCTTTGGTGTTTCT gaTTATCTACTATCTAGATCCATCTGTTCTGTCCGGCGTTTcctgttttgttatgtttttgtgCTTGGCTGACTACCTTGTTCCCATTCTAGCGCCTAGAATTTTTGGCTCCAATAAATG gaCCACTGAACAACAGCAAAGATTCCATGAAATTTGCAGCAATCTAGTAAAAACTCGACGCAGAGCTGTTGGTTGGTGGAAACGCCTCTTCACactaaaggaagaaaaacctAAGATG TACTTCATGACCATGATCGTTTCCCTTGCTGCGGTTGCTTGGGTGGGACAACAAGTCCACAACCTGCTTCTCACCTACCTGATAG tgactTCCTTACTATTGCTTCCTGGACTAAACCAACATGGAATCATGTCGAAGTACATTGGAATGGCCAAGAGGGAGATAAACAAActtctcaaacaaaaagaaaagaaaaatgaatga
- the RPS15A gene encoding small ribosomal subunit protein uS8 isoform X3 encodes MVRMNVLADALKSINNAEKRGKRQVLIRPCSKVIVRFLTVMMKHGYIGEFEIIDDHRAGKIVVNLTGRLNKCGVISPRFDVQLKDLEKWQNNLLPSRQFGTFFFHSIVSLY; translated from the exons ATGGTGCGCATGAATGTCCTGGCGGATGCTCTCAAGAGCATCAACAATGCCGAAAAGAGAGGCAAACGCCAGGTGCTTATTAGGCCGTGCTCCAAAGTCATCGTCCGGTTTCTCACTGTGATGATGAAGCATG GTTACATTGGCGAATTTGAAATCATTGATGACCACAGAGCTGGGAAAATTGTTGTGAACCTCACAGGCAGGCTAAACAAG tgCGGAGTGATCAGCCCCAGATTTGACGTGCAACTCAAAGACCTGGAAAAATGGCAGAATAATCTGCTTCCATCCCGCCAGTTTGG CACTTTCTTTTTCCACTCCATAGTTTCATTGTACTGA
- the RPS15A gene encoding small ribosomal subunit protein uS8 isoform X2 produces the protein MVRMNVLADALKSINNAEKRGKRQVLIRPCSKVIVRFLTVMMKHGYIGEFEIIDDHRAGKIVVNLTGRLNKCGVISPRFDVQLKDLEKWQNNLLPSRQFGPRWVDHLRSRV, from the exons ATGGTGCGCATGAATGTCCTGGCGGATGCTCTCAAGAGCATCAACAATGCCGAAAAGAGAGGCAAACGCCAGGTGCTTATTAGGCCGTGCTCCAAAGTCATCGTCCGGTTTCTCACTGTGATGATGAAGCATG GTTACATTGGCGAATTTGAAATCATTGATGACCACAGAGCTGGGAAAATTGTTGTGAACCTCACAGGCAGGCTAAACAAG tgCGGAGTGATCAGCCCCAGATTTGACGTGCAACTCAAAGACCTGGAAAAATGGCAGAATAATCTGCTTCCATCCCGCCAGTTTGG gccgaggtgggtggatcacctgaggtcaagagtttga